A portion of the Edaphobacter lichenicola genome contains these proteins:
- a CDS encoding protein adenylyltransferase SelO has translation MSSPNAPAISLLAGSGNDRSSIRFGFKNTYARLPEQFYVRLNPTPVASPGLVKINVKLACGLGLDPDALASAQGIEILTGNRVAEGAEPLAMAYAGHQFGYFVPQLGDGRANLLGEVIGLDGVRYDIQLKGSGPTPFSRSGDGRAALGPVLREYIVSEAMAALGVPTTRALAAVTTGERVQRETVLPGAVLTRVAASHLRVGTFQYFAARGDTEGTRQLADYAIARHYPEAAQTKRPYRSLLNSVIARQAQLIARWLHLGFIHGVMNTDNTSISGETIDYGPCAFMEAYDPDKVFSSIDRQGRYAYGNQPRAAHWNLIRLAEALLPVLVYEEGGEEAALISANEALAGFVPQFEVAHRAGLRRKVGLLSEREGDETLIQDLLDLMATNHADFTLTFRRLCYAVDGPTGDEGVRVLFAKPEAFDSWAAGWRLRMVKESVSARERAAAMRMVNPAFIPRNHIVEAALVAAVERQDFQPFEELLDVVSRPYEDRMGLERYATPARPEEFVSQTFCGT, from the coding sequence ATGAGTTCCCCAAATGCTCCCGCGATCTCGCTGCTAGCCGGCTCCGGTAACGATCGGTCCAGCATCCGTTTCGGTTTCAAAAACACTTATGCACGGCTGCCCGAGCAGTTCTATGTGCGGCTGAATCCAACACCAGTAGCGAGCCCTGGTCTGGTCAAGATTAATGTGAAACTGGCTTGCGGTCTTGGGTTGGACCCGGACGCGCTGGCAAGCGCGCAAGGAATCGAAATCCTGACCGGCAACCGTGTAGCTGAGGGCGCTGAGCCTCTGGCGATGGCTTATGCTGGGCACCAGTTCGGGTATTTCGTGCCCCAACTCGGTGACGGCCGTGCCAATCTACTTGGTGAGGTAATAGGGCTTGACGGCGTGCGCTACGACATTCAGCTCAAAGGCTCCGGTCCGACTCCCTTTTCCCGTAGCGGTGACGGCAGGGCGGCGCTCGGTCCGGTTTTGCGCGAGTACATCGTGAGCGAAGCAATGGCGGCGCTAGGTGTGCCGACCACCCGCGCCCTTGCCGCTGTGACCACCGGGGAACGAGTGCAACGCGAAACTGTGCTGCCGGGAGCCGTACTGACCCGGGTAGCAGCGAGCCACCTCCGAGTGGGCACTTTCCAGTATTTTGCCGCACGGGGGGACACGGAGGGGACGCGGCAGCTGGCGGACTATGCGATCGCCCGGCACTATCCGGAGGCCGCACAGACGAAACGGCCGTACAGGTCTCTGTTGAATAGCGTGATCGCCCGGCAAGCGCAACTGATCGCGCGTTGGCTACATCTAGGCTTCATCCATGGTGTGATGAACACCGATAACACGTCGATTTCAGGCGAGACAATCGACTATGGTCCCTGTGCCTTTATGGAGGCGTACGATCCGGACAAGGTATTTAGTTCGATCGACCGTCAAGGGCGCTATGCGTACGGGAATCAGCCTCGCGCTGCACACTGGAACCTGATACGTCTCGCAGAGGCGTTGCTGCCTGTTTTGGTGTATGAGGAGGGAGGCGAAGAGGCTGCGCTGATCTCTGCTAACGAGGCGCTCGCTGGCTTTGTTCCGCAGTTCGAGGTGGCTCACCGTGCTGGCCTCCGACGCAAAGTCGGTCTCTTGTCGGAGCGCGAAGGTGATGAAACGCTAATTCAAGATCTGCTAGACCTCATGGCCACCAATCACGCTGATTTCACACTGACCTTCCGCCGACTGTGCTATGCAGTGGACGGGCCGACGGGTGATGAGGGAGTACGTGTGCTGTTCGCCAAACCTGAGGCTTTTGATTCGTGGGCTGCTGGATGGCGTCTTCGTATGGTGAAAGAGTCAGTATCGGCGCGAGAGCGCGCTGCAGCTATGCGGATGGTAAATCCGGCATTCATCCCACGCAACCACATAGTAGAAGCGGCACTCGTTGCCGCTGTCGAACGACAGGACTTCCAACCGTTCGAGGAACTTCTCGACGTTGTGTCACGGCCCTATGAAGACAGGATGGGACTGGAACGGTATGCTACGCCAGCTCGTCCCGAGGAATTCGTGAGTCAGACGTTCTGCGGAACATAA
- a CDS encoding DUF427 domain-containing protein, with amino-acid sequence MKSKEIKIPGPDHSITISAVSETVRVSVSGKVVAESKRALRLEEAGYPPVYYVPREDAFMSKLVRTTHYTYCPYKGDCTYYSISAGGEKSEYAVWTL; translated from the coding sequence GTGAAGAGCAAAGAGATCAAGATTCCCGGACCTGATCATTCGATTACGATTTCAGCCGTGTCGGAGACCGTACGTGTCTCTGTCTCAGGGAAAGTTGTGGCTGAGTCGAAGCGTGCCCTGAGACTTGAAGAGGCTGGATATCCGCCCGTTTACTACGTTCCGAGGGAAGATGCCTTCATGTCCAAGTTGGTTAGAACGACACATTACACTTATTGTCCTTACAAGGGAGATTGCACGTACTACAGCATTTCCGCCGGAGGAGAAAAGTCTGAATATGCCGTGTGGACGCTATGA
- a CDS encoding nuclear transport factor 2 family protein, giving the protein MSQTLQQRNKALVLEAFDTLFNKRDYKAAEWYWSPNYIQHSAHIGPDREGLFDLIRGIQPTLRYEAGLIVADGDFVIVHGRFSGFGSLVNWIAADILPIVDSILVEHWDVIQDEATEEQSKSKVPMFGKTFASYSKG; this is encoded by the coding sequence ATGAGTCAAACATTGCAACAACGCAATAAAGCCCTGGTACTGGAGGCGTTCGACACGCTTTTCAATAAGCGAGACTATAAGGCGGCCGAATGGTATTGGTCGCCCAACTACATCCAGCACAGCGCTCATATCGGGCCAGACCGCGAGGGCTTGTTCGACCTCATTCGAGGAATTCAACCCACGTTGCGATATGAAGCGGGGCTGATTGTTGCGGATGGTGACTTCGTAATCGTGCATGGCCGATTTTCGGGCTTTGGTTCACTGGTAAACTGGATCGCCGCCGACATTCTTCCCATCGTGGACAGCATCCTTGTGGAGCATTGGGATGTCATCCAGGACGAAGCCACAGAAGAGCAATCAAAGAGCAAGGTTCCAATGTTTGGCAAGACTTTTGCGTCGTACTCGAAGGGATAA
- a CDS encoding alkene reductase, which yields MKTTTKSPLFTPVELGAIKLKHRVIMAPLTRSRSVQPNSVPGDLMAKYYSQRASDGGLIIGEATNISLTSRGWFGAPGLYTDEQVQGWKTIVDAVHAKGGLMFAQLWHTGRSSHVSMTGGETPVSASVNPSYWEDPARLTSTPSGWIQPSPHRALTAPEIAAIVEDYCKAAERAKQAGFDGVELHGANGYLIDQFLQDSSNKRTDQYGGSIENRSRLLLEAVDALVSVWGGDRVAVRVGPGGTFNAMHDSNPEPLFSYVAEQLNAFGLAYLHVIEPRVRGNIVIHENQGPVAAKQLRQIFKGKLVAAGGFEPDTAEDAIKKDIADAVAFGRHFISNPDLPRRIEKGLPLAEYDRDTFYTFEARGYSDYPSYTPELATR from the coding sequence ATGAAGACCACAACGAAATCACCTCTCTTTACTCCCGTAGAACTCGGGGCGATAAAACTAAAACACAGGGTCATCATGGCCCCTTTGACGCGTTCTCGTTCGGTGCAGCCGAACTCGGTCCCTGGGGATCTGATGGCCAAGTACTACTCTCAGCGGGCATCCGATGGCGGCCTCATCATCGGCGAAGCTACCAATATCTCCCTTACGAGTCGTGGGTGGTTTGGTGCCCCTGGACTCTATACGGACGAGCAAGTCCAAGGTTGGAAGACTATTGTTGACGCTGTTCATGCCAAAGGCGGACTCATGTTCGCCCAACTCTGGCACACTGGCCGCTCCTCGCACGTTTCCATGACGGGTGGGGAAACCCCGGTCAGCGCCTCTGTCAATCCTTCGTACTGGGAGGATCCGGCTCGCCTTACTTCCACGCCCAGTGGCTGGATCCAGCCGTCGCCGCATCGTGCACTGACGGCCCCGGAGATTGCCGCAATTGTGGAGGATTACTGTAAGGCGGCAGAGCGTGCCAAACAAGCGGGTTTCGATGGAGTGGAATTGCACGGGGCGAATGGTTATCTTATCGACCAATTTCTCCAGGACAGCAGCAATAAGCGTACCGATCAGTATGGCGGCTCGATCGAAAACCGCTCCCGTCTTCTGCTGGAAGCGGTGGACGCGCTGGTCTCCGTCTGGGGTGGCGACCGAGTCGCTGTTCGAGTCGGGCCCGGCGGCACGTTCAACGCCATGCATGACAGCAACCCGGAGCCTTTATTTTCCTACGTTGCCGAGCAGTTGAATGCGTTTGGTCTTGCTTACCTGCACGTCATTGAACCGCGGGTAAGAGGCAATATCGTGATTCACGAGAATCAGGGGCCCGTTGCTGCAAAACAACTGAGGCAGATCTTTAAAGGCAAGCTCGTCGCAGCTGGCGGATTTGAGCCTGACACTGCTGAAGATGCTATCAAGAAGGACATCGCCGACGCGGTAGCGTTCGGGCGTCACTTCATCTCCAACCCAGATTTGCCGAGGCGAATTGAGAAGGGGCTGCCCCTCGCCGAGTATGATCGGGACACTTTTTACACCTTCGAAGCACGCGGCTATAGTGACTACCCCTCGTACACGCCGGAACTTGCCACGAGATAA
- a CDS encoding TetR-like C-terminal domain-containing protein yields MTVYRRWPNKAAIVMEAFVSKVDPGTLFVPAKTYKDSIRLQMRTMAKAFRGKEGALIRALLAEAQFDPELAVAFRERWTMPRRRMAIAYFQQGIRDGFLRSDVDPNAMIDVLYAPLYYRLQMGTGPLTDAYIDEIFEHAMKGLQKT; encoded by the coding sequence ATGACCGTCTATCGCCGCTGGCCCAATAAGGCCGCAATCGTTATGGAAGCCTTCGTGTCGAAAGTAGATCCCGGCACCCTGTTCGTACCTGCCAAAACTTACAAGGACAGCATTCGCCTGCAAATGCGTACTATGGCTAAGGCGTTCCGGGGTAAAGAAGGAGCGCTCATCCGAGCGCTGCTCGCGGAGGCCCAGTTCGATCCCGAGCTTGCCGTAGCCTTCCGCGAACGATGGACAATGCCCAGACGCAGAATGGCCATCGCTTATTTTCAGCAAGGCATCCGGGATGGGTTTCTTCGATCGGATGTGGACCCTAACGCAATGATCGATGTGCTCTACGCTCCCCTCTATTACCGCTTGCAGATGGGTACAGGTCCATTGACCGATGCTTACATCGACGAAATCTTTGAACATGCCATGAAAGGTCTCCAGAAGACATAG
- a CDS encoding SDR family oxidoreductase: MPSEKKVALISGANRGIGFETARQLGQKGITVVVGARTQQAAKEAADKLIADNIEAYPVTLDVTKDEDRKAAARFVAEKFGTLDILVNNAGIGGEGGLLNAHTVSTTDEELQDVFNTNLFSVVSVTREFLPLLKKSPAGRIVNLSSILGSLTLQAMPGSPIAPMKSFAYNASKTALNQLTVHLADELKATNIKVNSAHPGWVKTELGTQHAQLEIVDGAKTTVDLALIGPDGPNGKFIHLGNELPW; encoded by the coding sequence ATGCCTAGCGAAAAGAAAGTAGCACTCATCTCCGGCGCGAACCGTGGAATTGGCTTCGAGACGGCTCGTCAACTTGGACAGAAGGGTATCACCGTTGTCGTTGGTGCCAGGACACAGCAGGCAGCGAAAGAAGCCGCGGACAAGCTTATTGCGGACAACATTGAAGCCTATCCCGTAACCTTGGATGTAACCAAAGACGAGGACCGCAAAGCGGCCGCCAGGTTCGTTGCGGAGAAGTTCGGCACACTCGATATCCTTGTTAATAATGCAGGGATTGGTGGCGAAGGTGGTCTTCTCAACGCCCACACAGTTTCGACGACGGACGAGGAACTCCAGGACGTCTTCAATACAAATCTCTTTTCTGTGGTCTCCGTCACACGAGAGTTCTTGCCGCTGCTCAAGAAGAGCCCCGCAGGTCGCATCGTAAATCTTTCAAGCATTCTGGGTTCGCTCACCCTGCAGGCGATGCCCGGAAGTCCGATCGCTCCGATGAAGTCCTTTGCGTACAACGCGTCGAAGACTGCGCTGAACCAGTTGACGGTTCACCTCGCGGATGAGTTGAAGGCAACAAATATTAAGGTCAATTCAGCCCATCCGGGCTGGGTGAAGACCGAATTAGGTACGCAACATGCTCAGTTGGAGATCGTCGACGGTGCTAAGACCACAGTTGATCTTGCATTGATCGGTCCGGACGGTCCTAACGGAAAGTTCATCCATCTCGGTAACGAACTTCCCTGGTAG
- a CDS encoding zinc-binding dehydrogenase: protein MKIAAARGAEVVAFTTSPPKVDDAFRFGAKDVVVFYDAKSLLKSHGSLDVVVSTIPAAYDSTAYLITVKPDGHYMQIGIPATGTLPDPSSDWLRPGSISTATSSTA from the coding sequence ATCAAGATCGCTGCAGCACGCGGAGCCGAAGTGGTTGCCTTCACGACATCTCCGCCAAAAGTAGATGACGCCTTCCGTTTCGGAGCTAAAGATGTTGTTGTGTTTTACGACGCAAAGAGCCTGTTGAAGTCTCACGGCTCATTGGATGTGGTCGTGTCAACGATCCCTGCAGCATACGACAGCACTGCTTACCTCATTACTGTGAAGCCGGACGGCCACTACATGCAGATCGGAATCCCCGCGACAGGAACTCTCCCTGACCCGTCTTCAGACTGGCTGCGTCCCGGGTCAATTTCAACAGCCACTTCGTCGACGGCATGA